In one Silene latifolia isolate original U9 population chromosome 10, ASM4854445v1, whole genome shotgun sequence genomic region, the following are encoded:
- the LOC141609156 gene encoding mitochondrial import inner membrane translocase subunit TIM17-1-like isoform X1: MRSEDTSREPCPDRILDDAGGAFAMGLGGSTLYHLFRGAINSPRGEKLSGAFQTMRMSAPRTGGGFAAWGALFSTFDCGMNYVRQKEDPWNSILAGAATGGLLQVRYGVMSAAKSAAAGAAFLALIEGAGIMLHRMHGPPLPTELAYQDPTVVATGTESSGWFGGLFAGGKNQEEKASGSSDSSETKVLETCDTLPPPMPSFDFK; the protein is encoded by the coding sequence ATGAGATCAGAAGACACCTCAAGAGAACCATGTCCAGACAGAATCCTTGACGACGCAGGCGGTGCATTCGCAATGGGCTTAGGTGGGAGCACACTCTACCACTTGTTCCGCGGTGCAATAAATTCCCCACGCGGAGAAAAACTCTCGGGCGCCTTCCAAACGATGCGAATGAGCGCACCAAGGACTGGAGGGGGTTTCGCCGCATGGGGAGCACTTTTCTCCACCTTTGACTGCGGGATGAACTATGTTCGCCAGAAGGAAGACCCTTGGAATTCAATTTTGGCTGGGGCCGCTACTGGCGGGTTATTGCAAGTGCGCTACGGTGTTATGTCTGCTGCTAAGTCGGCTGCTGCTGGGGCTGCTTTTTTGGCCTTGATTGAGGGGGCCGGGATAATGCTGCACCGTATGCATGGGCCGCCTTTGCCAACCGAGTTGGCTTACCAGGATCCCACTGTTGTTGCTACCGGTACTGAGAGTAGTGGCTGGTTCGGAGGGTTGTTTGCTGGAGGAAAGAACCAGGAAGAAAAAGCTTCGGGTTCCAGTGATAGCAGTGAGACCAAGGTTTTGGAGACTTGTGATACACTTCCTCCGCCTATGCCGAGTTTTGATTTTAAGTGA